A DNA window from Portunus trituberculatus isolate SZX2019 chromosome 47, ASM1759143v1, whole genome shotgun sequence contains the following coding sequences:
- the LOC123520792 gene encoding general transcription factor II-I repeat domain-containing protein 2-like, with product MCNVHFIQITEDLLGKEKFEQPEQMVVMCVCERKMACSKKRKVNSENHSFKDEWTDNYAFILPAKSSKPVCLICSESIAVVKSGNVKCHYEMKHSNFEKNYPQNTETHSRKVNQLKLQYKRSTNVLTNSMTLQERAVECSLKKLGF from the exons ATGTGCAATGTGCACTTCATTCAAATTACG GAGGATTTGCTTGGTAAAGAGAAGTTCGAGCAGCCCGAGCAAATGGtagttatgtgtgtttgtgagaggaaAATGGCTTGctccaagaaaagaaaagttaacagTGAAAATCATTCCTTTAAAGACGAATGGACAGATAACTATGCCTTCATTCTCCCTGCAAAAAGTTCAAAACCAGTCTGCTTGATATGCAGTGAATCCATTGCTGTTGTGAAAAGTGGCAATGTGAAATGCCACTATGAAATGAAACACAGCAACTTTGAAAAGAATTATCCCCAGAACACTGAGACACACTCAAGAAAAGTAAATCAGCTCAAATTACAGTACAAGAGGTCTACTAATGTTCTCACTAATTCCATGACTCTCCAAGAAAGAGCAGTTGAATGTTCATTGAAGAAGCTTGGATTTTag